ACATATCAAAAAGGAAACCAATCTATTGATGAATATTTAAAAGAAACCGCTATTACCAACCCGCATGCAACAATAATATATACAAACCCTAAAGCCGAACAAATCATTTTTGCAAGAGCAACCGAAGAGTATCCAAAAGAACCGGTTGAAATTAAACCTCACCCACACGGAGTGGAACTCGGTTTCATGCAAAAAATGTTGGAGATAACTGAATCAAAGACATTACAGGCATTTTTATCATCTGAATTTTCAAGAGTTGGTGTGGGCACAGCAAAAACTATTTGCGAAAATTCTGCGCTTTTGCCTAATACTAAACCTAAACAAATGTCAAGAGAAATGGTGGAAAAGTTAATGGAAGGAATTAAGAAAACTAAATTAATTGCTCCGCCAACAAACTGCATATCACCGATTGGCGCCGAAATATTAAAACGGGGTCTAAAAAAAGAGATTAGTGCAGAATTTTATATAACGACAACAAGACCCCCTGCAGTGTATAGGGGTAACCCTTTCCAAATTGAAGCCGGTATTGCATACGGGGGAAACCAGCCAACGGACAAGCCTATTAATATATTGAGATTTGCCAACAGAGTGCCATTATTATTCCAACAGTCTGCTGGAGCCATTTTTAAAGGAATAATATCAACAAACTGGAGACAATACGGCCTTAGCCAAAGTCAAAAATCATTACCAATTGGACCATGCACTATTGCAGTGCATATCGCATCAGTATGGGTGCCTTTCACTTCAGAAAGTAAAGAAGCAGTTGCGCATTATCCCGAAATATTAAAAGAAATAAAACTTGCATTGCAAGAATGCGGAAGACAACTTGCAAGTTATGTGCGAAAAAAGAAAAAATTAAAAGAACAAAAAGAAAGGGCAAACATATTTGAGCGTTACATAGGCATCGTATCGGAATCAATTGCAGAATTAGCAGATGAAAAAGTTGAAGAAATAACTGAGGCTTTTATGAAAATGATCCAAAAACCTGAATTGCAAGCTGAAATCAATCAACTAGATAAAGAAGATGAAAAATATCATTCAACTGGTTTCCATGAAGATGAACTTGATGATTACAATGAGGCAGGTACTGATGAGTAAATCAATAAAAGCATTAGAAGATTTAGG
This region of Candidatus Woesearchaeota archaeon genomic DNA includes:
- a CDS encoding DNA topoisomerase VI subunit B, with protein sequence MEQQTLTEQPLQTNTKAHELAKKQREIGVAEFFAKNRHLLGFDNKRKALMTTIKEAVDNALDACEEAKIFPEIIVEVIDMGNDRFRVIVEDNGPGIVKAQIPKIFAKLLYGSKFHTMKQSRGQQGIGISAAVMYGQLTTGRPAKITSTIGKGHPNNYVELMLDTQRNAPKILKEEEVEWEKEQGTRIELDLEATYQKGNQSIDEYLKETAITNPHATIIYTNPKAEQIIFARATEEYPKEPVEIKPHPHGVELGFMQKMLEITESKTLQAFLSSEFSRVGVGTAKTICENSALLPNTKPKQMSREMVEKLMEGIKKTKLIAPPTNCISPIGAEILKRGLKKEISAEFYITTTRPPAVYRGNPFQIEAGIAYGGNQPTDKPINILRFANRVPLLFQQSAGAIFKGIISTNWRQYGLSQSQKSLPIGPCTIAVHIASVWVPFTSESKEAVAHYPEILKEIKLALQECGRQLASYVRKKKKLKEQKERANIFERYIGIVSESIAELADEKVEEITEAFMKMIQKPELQAEINQLDKEDEKYHSTGFHEDELDDYNEAGTDE